A region of the Desulfobacter postgatei 2ac9 genome:
CACATACCAGGACAGATCTGCTTCCACCAGGGAGAGGAACTGGTAAAGCATGGCCGTAGCCGTGACCCCGTCCGCATCAAAATCACCAAAAATAAGAATTTTTTCTTTGTTGGTTACCGCCGTATAAATTCGTTCTACCGCTTTGCTCATATCCTTTAGTTTAAAAGGATTGCTCAGTCTGGAATAATCCGGATTCAGAAAAAATTTGGCCTCATCAGCTGTTGTGATCCCTTTGTCGGCCAGCAATCCTGCAATAACAGGATGGCAGTTAAGGACACGTTGAAGTCTTTGAAGGACCTTCTGGTCAGGTGGTGTATATGTAAGTTTGATCTCCATGGAATGCGGGGTTATACCTTTTTGGGTGGCGAGGTGTCAATCCGTACCGCAATAAAGAGATCAAGACTGACTATTTTATATGCACAAAACTCTTGAACAACCGACTTGGTTGGTGGTATTATAATCGGTTAATAAAGGATTAGATTTAAAATATTATGCAATCTGTTTTAAAAGAATATATGGTGGATAAGACAAAAATCGGATTTATCCGATTTATTTTTGAAGCCTATGAAGGAATAGCCGTTGTCACAACATTGGAGGCCGGAACCGGCCATATCCGGCTTGCCATGCCTCCGGACCGGCAGGAGGAGGTAAATATGGTCACGCAAGCGTTGAAAAAGGACTTTTATTTTGAGCCAAGATA
Encoded here:
- a CDS encoding DUF4911 domain-containing protein, whose product is MQSVLKEYMVDKTKIGFIRFIFEAYEGIAVVTTLEAGTGHIRLAMPPDRQEEVNMVTQALKKDFYFEPR